AACTTTGATTTTCATTTGTATTGAATCTCCAACTTCTAGTTGTTCTTCACATTTTATTATTAGTTGAGTACAAGAATAAACGTCAGAACAAGCGTCTCTTGGTCCCGTCTACCTGCGTAAACTGTAACTCCATGCTAGAACAACCTTGGCATCTATTCTATACATGTCAATTTGCACAAGCTTGCTGGGAGATATCCTCCGGAAGTCAATTCATCTCCCCACGAGATCGAGAAGTTTGATGAATGGTTCTTTAACATCCTGGAAAGGTTGGATGTGGAGAGGAGGCGGATTTTTGTAATGATTCTTTGGGGTATCTGACACTTACGTAATGAAAGAGTCTGGAACAACAATTCACCATACGTAAATCGGATTATTACATACGTCATTGACACACTTAATGAATGGCTTGCTGTAACTGTAAGAATGGTAGAAAAACTGCCAAACCAACAGCCGAACATTAGCACAGATGTGGTATGGAGGAAACACATGGAAGATTTCTTCAAGTGTAACGTGGATGCGGGTTTTGATACCGACGAAAAATCATTTGCAGTTGGCATGGTAACAAGGCACTCAAATGAATCCTTCATAATTTGCAGAACCAGCCTCTGCCATGGAACAGCTCTGGTAAAGGAAACAGAAGCAATCGCAATCCATGAAGTTTTAAGCTGGATAAAAGACATGGGCTATGACAAGACAGTAGTGGAAACAGACTCAAAGATATCAGCAGATGCAATCCACTCAGACACATCAGATCTCACTGAATTTGACCTCACTATAACATCCTGACGTGTTATCACTAGGAATCAGAGTTCGTTTAAAGTTGAACACGTTAGGAGACAAGCAAATAGAGTCGCTCATACATTGGTTAAAACAGCTCTCCAACAAACTTGTTTTGGTATTTATGTTGTATTGTCAATCTCTATTTGCACTATCATTATGAATGAATATAATTATCAAGTTGAAGTGGGATAAACGATAgtggttgatttttttttttaaaaaaaaaaacttaaaatagaTATTAGTTGTAGCctgtaattattattaattgatGGGATAAATGATGctggttgattttttttttttaaaaaaaacttaaaatagaTATTAGTTGTAGCctgtaattattattaattgatTATTATTACTCCCAACCTGGCGATGGTTTGTTTATTATTGGATGCCAAGTCAGTGCTCGACAGCTTTTTCCGACACTTCCActaatatacacacacacacacacaagcaAATATTCCGCTCTGTAAACAATTTAACTCTCCTTTTTCTCTCTGTGTCCGGAGCCATGAGTCTCTTTGGCCTTGGCCGGTAATTTGCTGAATATTTTTCATCTGGGTATTTTTTTGAGTTGCATTTGGGTATTGTTTGTATTGTTCTATGATTGCTTTATTTGTGTCAGATCCGCCCTTTATTTGCTGGAATTCATTTTGTTGTTGATGATGTTGTTAACTCTGTCGTGTTTTGATTTTCTCGATGCTTGACATCCGGGTTTTTATTGTGTAGTGCGTGTTTTCCGCTGTTTTAATAGATGGTTAGATGATTTTTCAGCTTCAAAGAATAATCTTTTTATAGAAAGTAAGGAGCGTAATGACTAATGAAGACTGATCTCGTGTAAAAGGATAAAGGGGTTTACTTGGTAGTATATTTGATTCACCATAGCTTTGCCTTGGGTTTTTGTTGTCCTGAGAATAATTTGTATCATGGCACAAAATACTAGATCGTGAAGGAAATGATTTGACTGTAGCATGGGTTGTTTTCAAGCTTAAGTGGTAGGATCCAGGAACCTATGCCTCTGAGTCCAATTAAACTTCTGTTATATATTCAAATCACGGTGATTATTTTTACTGGCAAGGTGTTCATTGACAATGTTACTCCATCTGTGGCAATTGAATTGTGTTTGAATATAAAGGAACCATTATTTCTGTAGATGTAGTTTCTGTGATCTCCAGCTCAAATCCTATTGTGGAGTTTGTGCAAATGTTTTCTTTCCGATTTAACTGTTACCCTCCATTGTGGTCAATTTATTTACGAGGGTTGGCTTGGTATTTTCGGACAGGAATCAACGGACATTCCGCCCTAAAAAAAGCACTCCATCGGGGAGTAAGGTGTGGGTCGCTTACTTTCTTTGCTGTTTAAACTTTACTTACGTGGTCCTCCCACCCCTAACAGTGTTTTTCATCTGCCTTTTCTGTATCTCAATTCTTTACTGTTGTGAAACTAGCTGGATGAGTTCTCCGATACCCTTTACCTCTCAGCAGCTTCTGCTTTTTCCTTGGCATAAATAGCAACATTCGACACCTTTCTGAAATTCAGAACTTTGAATTTCGATTTCCTAAACTTGTAAAATTCCATACATCTTTAAACGGATTATGTTTTGTGACTCAGTCACGTCTTAGGAATTTTTATCCTAAGAAACCTGATATAttccttttttattttcttgttatATTCCTTGTTATTTTTTAGCTCGAAGGAAACTTGATTTATTccttgtttatttttttgtggAAGTACATGTGGGAAATAGGaaacattcttttattttttctttccaTTTTCCACGTCTTTTGCcttcatatttttattgatcTTACCTGTTTAATTTATCACCGCCGTTATTTAGTTTGCCTGTGATATTTTATTGCCACAACTTGTTTCTGTTGAGATTTGCATCGGCGATATGCTTCATAGCTTTTCCTGTTACTTTAGCCATCCGATGTCTTTATCTCCATATTCTCTATCCGTTGCATTATACTAGTGCATCatcaaatcataatatttatgattcagggTGCACAGCTGAAAAAGCATATTGATGCCACATTAGGCAGTGGAAACTTAAGAGAAGCTGTGAGGTTACCTCCTGGGGAGGACATGAATGAATGGCTTGCCGTCAACAGTaccctctctctctctctctctgtgtgtgtgtgtgtacgtatatatatattatatacatatatatataaatgcgcATGTGTGTGTGCATGCGCATTTAGTCTCATATGTGTGTTGATTAAAGGGTTCATCATTCAAATTTACATTCTTCCTAGTTTGGTTTCAACATATGGCAAATGCGCATGAAAATATTGATTGGATAGAAGTATTGATTTTGTGAATTTTGGGAAGAAAATCGGTGCACAGGTTAGTCAACTAAGATCAAAACTTTAGCTTAATATGTGAGACAATGCTcgatattcgatattgtcatgaGCAGGTCTTAATCTGGGCCTAATTCATCTCTTACTTAATTAAGAAGACTATTTGTTTATCAGTTTTAAGTTGTTCTTTGCCATTATTAGTTTCTCGTCGAATATTTCTTGGTTTGTGTTTATAAGGGCATGCTGAAATGCATAACTGACACATTGCTTAACAAGATGGCATTTTTATTTTCCCATCCAAAGCATCAGTCTAAGGATTGAATATGAAAAGATTGATTATTCTTTATATTCAATTTCAGCCGTAGATTTCTTCAACCAGGTGAATTTGCTTTACGGCACCCTCACAGAGTTCTGTACTCCAGAGAAATGTCCTACAATGTCTGCCGGTCCCAAGTATGTCTTGATTATTTTGGTTACTCATTGCTAAGCACTAGCCTTTTCATCATCAGCCATATCAATATTACTGCTGATCTTTTCCTTTTTGGAGAAACCAGTCTGTAGGAATTTTTTTTGGTTAGAAATATCTCACCATTTGAGAATATGTTTGATTTTTTAATGCAAAATatcttataattttaaaaatagtataTTTGGTTTAAAATCTAGtagaaaaataattatatttgggAGCAGAAGTAAGTGCTTATGAGAGCATAAtgtttggttttattttaaaaaatggagCAGGAATGGTAAGAAAATGAAAACAAGCATACACCTAGTTTCAACTCCAACTTTTTTGAGTTTAGTTCTATATTTCATATGATCAATTATATGAAAGGGGAACAATACTTACCTGCTCGTTATATTTATGCAGGTATGAGTACAGATGGGCAGATGGCGTGCAAATCAAGAAACCTATTGAAGTTTCTGCTCCTAAATATGTCGAATATTTGATGGACTGGATTGAAACCCAATTAGATGATGAGTCTATATTTCCTCAAAAGCTCGGTACTAATGATGTTTCAGTATATCTTACCACAGTTATTACTCAAATATGAGTTGGACCTTCAATCCTCTAAAaagaaccaacattaaacctaCCTTTCACGTGCTGGTGATATGTACCCCTCTAGTAAAATggttttttcttcttttcttaTTGATAAAAAGTCACGTTTATCTCTCCATTTTAACATATcatcaaatgattttttttccaCGCTGGTTTGCATATTCTTCATGGATGATTGTCATATTTCATTCCATCTCTCTCTATGCTTTTCTTGTTTTTATCAACACTTCTTGTTTTTATCAGCGCTGAATCTGACTATAAGAAATTACTGCAGGGACTCCATTTCCTTCAAATTTTAGGGATGTCGTGAAGACCATATTCAAACGCGTATTCCGTGTCTATGCACATATATTTCACTCTCATTTCCAAAAGATTGTTAGTCTCAAGGAGGAGGCCCATCTAAATACCTGTTTCAAACATTTTATACTCTTCACATGTGTAAGTTCTCCAAGTTCGTGAAACCTTGTTTATCGAAATCTTTTCCTTGGTTCTTGAGTTTACTTTTGTTATGCAGGAATTTGTGCTGATTGACAAAAAGGAACTTGCCCCGCTTCAAGAACTTATAGAATCCATTATTCCATATTGAACACGTTTTGTGCTTGTTATTTGAACTTACCTTTATGTATAGAGAGAAAATATGTGTTTGCTGACTGTTACATACCTCATAACAACCTTAGTACCTACGGCTTCCTAGATATGATGATGGATTTGAGTTACACTTGTGTGGGAATGTTGAAAAAAACCCGTAGTCGTGTTGGATTTTTTGCAGCTATTGTATCATCTAAATGTGAGAATTTTGCTGCTTGTTTTCTCATGTACCCATGAACTCTGTATTAGAGACTAAAATCATTGTGTGGCTTGTATCAACATCACTCTTTCATGTCAGCTCATGCATATAGTATTCTAAACCCAACAGATCTATTTTTCATGGTCGGATAATGTTTCGAGAATAGAACATTGTGGCTTAACCAGAATAAAAAATCTCCTCAATCTGACGCTCAGTCTTCGATTACAAAGGTATTGAATTAACATTTCTTTTGTGAGAGACTTGAATCTTTGTTTTTtgcttgttttgtttttgttttccaGTTATTATGAGTTTTTGTGTATTTCCTCATCTCATATCTTTTATTATTGATACAGGTCGTCCTCGTAAGATCCCGAGTCTAGATAAAgacgatttttaaaatttcatattgACAAGAGACCATGTtcatttatatacatatattgaCAGAGTTAGACATATTCGCACGGCTTTTCAGGGCAGAAATGAAATCAGGAAAAGGAATCGACATTCTTCTTCAGATTTGTACAACTTCACACATATACTTTACATCATTCCATTCATGTGAATTAAATTTAGGTGCTTAACTCCATGTATTCGTCCCTAGTCGAATTTTTTACGCTAAAAAACTAAAATGTTCCTCCGGAAAAATGTATACTTTATTATTCTCACCATAAATTCAATTGAAGCAAATTTTTGCACGCATCAAAATGCCATTTTTTTCATCTGATGCGGGGTACGTTAGAAAAAGGCTCTGGTTTACTCGCATTTCTAGGCTTATTTGACAGTGGTGTCCCGAAAACATTCCAGAGTCTTAATGTCTCATCACCGGCAGCAGACACGACGGTTGAGCCATCCGGGCTCTGTAAAAAACAATGACAACAAACGGCAAAGAGAAAAAAAGTCAGCAATCTATGACCAATAAGACTGGGATCCAGGAATATTGCAGGATAAAGACAGGAAGGGATCCAGGAATATTGCAGGATCTATGACCAATAAGACGggataaaaattcatattttaattcaagGGGCAATAGAACCCGTGCTAGATTAGCCTATACAACAAAGATTTTGTATAAGATCCACTCGTACCTGATCCATACTTAGCACTCTTGATGTGTGACCATAAAGCTCTGCAATCTTAACCATAGAGGAATACTTCCAAAGTGTAAGCTGATGTTCACTAAAGCCATGAGCACTCAAAAGTTCGCGTTCATTTGAGTTCCACAACAAAGAACAAACCTGTGAGCCTGCATTAACCGAGTTCAAGCACATCCCAGTATTTGTGTTCCAAAACTTTATGCACTGATCTCCTACACCCCCGCCTGAGGCAAGAAGGTTGCTTTGAAAAGGGCACCAAGAAAGAGCTTTGACTGCAGAAGAGTGGTCCTCGAGGCAATGAAGCCATTGATTCGAAGAGTTTGAGTT
The Primulina tabacum isolate GXHZ01 chromosome 9, ASM2559414v2, whole genome shotgun sequence DNA segment above includes these coding regions:
- the LOC142555612 gene encoding MOB kinase activator-like 1A isoform X2, with amino-acid sequence MNEWLAVNTVDFFNQVNLLYGTLTEFCTPEKCPTMSAGPKYEYRWADGVQIKKPIEVSAPKYVEYLMDWIETQLDDESIFPQKLGTPFPSNFRDVVKTIFKRVFRVYAHIFHSHFQKIVSLKEEAHLNTCFKHFILFTCEFVLIDKKELAPLQELIESIIPY
- the LOC142555612 gene encoding MOB kinase activator-like 1A isoform X1 — protein: MPSQCSTAFSDTSTNIHTHTHKQIFRSVNNLTLLFLSVSGAMSLFGLGRNQRTFRPKKSTPSGSKGAQLKKHIDATLGSGNLREAVRLPPGEDMNEWLAVNTVDFFNQVNLLYGTLTEFCTPEKCPTMSAGPKYEYRWADGVQIKKPIEVSAPKYVEYLMDWIETQLDDESIFPQKLGTPFPSNFRDVVKTIFKRVFRVYAHIFHSHFQKIVSLKEEAHLNTCFKHFILFTCEFVLIDKKELAPLQELIESIIPY